TGGAGTTCTGGAACGCCGGCGTGCCGACGCTGGATTACGGCAACAACATCCGCCAGATGGCGCTGGAGGAGGGGCTCGAGGACGCCTTCGCCTTCCCCGGTTTCGTGCCGGCCTACATCCGCCCGCTGTTCTGCCGCGGCGTCGGCCCGTTCCGCTGGGCGGCGCTCTCGGGTGACCCCGAGGACATCTACAAGACCGACGCCAAGGTGAAGGAGCTGGTCGATGACCCGCACCTGCACAACTGGCTCGACATGGCGCGCGAGCGCATCGCCTTCCAGGGCCTGCCGGCGCGGATCTGCTGGGTCGGGCTCGGGCTGCGCCACAAGCTCGGCCTCGCGTTCAACGAGATGGTGCGGAACGGCGAGCTGAAGGCGCCGATCGTGATCGGCCGCGACCACCTCGACTCGGGCTCGGTGGCCTCGCCGAACCGCGAGACGGAAGCCATGAAGGACGGCTCGGACGCGGTCTCGGACTGGCCGCTCTTGAACGCGCTGCTGAACACCGCCTCGGGCGCGACCTGGGTGTCGCTGCACCACGGCGGCGGCGTCGGCATGGGCTTCTCGCAGCACTCCGGCATGGTGATCTGCTGCGACGGGTCGGAGGCGGCGGACAAGCGCCTCGCCCGCGTGCTCTGGAATGACCCAGCGACAGGCGTTATGCGCCACGCGGACGCGGGCTACGAGATCGCAATCGACTGCGCCCGCGAACATCAACTGAACCTGCCGGGGATCCTGGGGTGACACAACACGAGACCGCCTTCGCCGCACTGGACGCAGCCTTCCCGGGCCGGATCGAGCGGGGCGAGGCGGTCCGCGCGCAGCACGGGGCAGGGGACAGCTGGCACCCTGCCTCGCCGCCCGAGGCGGTGTTCTTCGCGCAGACCACCGAGGAAGTTGCGCAGGCGGTCACACTCTGCGCCGCCCATGGCTGCCCGATCGTGCCCTTCGGCGCGGGCAGCTGCATCGAGGGGCAGGTGAACGCCACCCGGGGCGGGCTCTGCATCGACCTGTCGCAGATGGTGAAGGTGCTGCGCGTCAGCCCCGAGGACATGGACTGCACGGTTCAGGCCGGGCTCACGCGGCAGGCGCTGAACGAGGACCTGCGGGCAACGGGGCTCTTCCTGCCCATCGACATCGGCGCCCACGCGACGCTGGGCGGCATGGCCTCGACCCGCGCCTCGGGGACGATGACCGTGCGCCACGGCACCATGGCCGACCTCGTGATGGGGCTGACCGTGGTGCTGCCGGACGGGCAGATCGTGCGCACCGGCGGGAGGGCGCGGAAATCCTCGTCGGGCTATGACCTCACGCATCTCTTCATCGGTGCCGAGGGCACGCTCGGGATCATCACCGAGCTCACCTTGCGTCTTTCGGGTATTCCCGAAATGGCGAAAGCCGGGCTTTACAGCTTCCCCAGCATCGAGGCGGCGACGCAGACCGTGGTCGAGGCGCTGCAGTTCGGGCTCTGCCTGAACCGGATCGAGCTGATGGACGCGCTGCAGGTCAAGGCGATCAACGCCTACAACAAGACCGAGCTGCCCGAGCAGCCGACGCTGCTGGTGGACCTTGCAGGCTCCGAGAGCCAGGTCGACACCGACCGTGACACCTTCGATGCACTTGCGTCGGAACACGAGGCGGTGCTGCACCCGGTCAACACGCCGGAGGAGTACGCGAAGGTCTGGGCGCTGCGGCACTCGGCGCTTTACGCCGCGCGCGGGCTGCGGCCGGGCTGCAAGTCGCTGTCGACGGATGTCTGCGTGCCGGTCTCGGACCTGCCGCGCATCCTCGCCGAGACCGGGGCCGACCTCGAGGCCGAGGGGATCATCGCGCCGATGCACGGGCATGTGGGCGACGGCAACTTCCACCTCGTGATGCTGTTCGACGAGCAGGACGCCGAGGAGAAGGCCCGCGTGCAGAAGGCGCACGGGCGGCTGGTCGAGCGCGCCATCGCGCTTGGCGGCACCGCCACCGGCGAGCATGGCGTGGGCCTCGGCAAGAAGGGCTACATGCAGGCCGAGCACGGCGCCGCGCTGGAGCTGATGAAGCTGCTCAAGCGCGCGGTGGATCCGGCGAACCTGATGAACCCGGGCAAGATCTTCGATCTCTGACCCGGATGACCCACGGTCATGCGCCTGTTTTTTGGGCGCCTGGCCTTGCCTGTCACAAAGCTGCATGAAATGCGCCAACGGCAGGGATTGACTCGGGGGCTGTGCGTGGTCCCTTTTGTATAGTCAAAATCGGAACCCGGCCCCGAAGGCGGCAGGGACCGACAACAGGGAGACTAATGGACATGCGCAACAAAGTCATCTCCGCACTTGCGGGTGCCGCGCTTCTGCTGGGTGGGGCCGCCGCGGCCCAGGCGCAGGACGCGCTGGCCCGGATCAAGGAAGCCGGTGTGATGAAGGTCGGCACCGAGACCGCCTTCGCCCCCTTCGACTACATCGACGCGGGCGACCACGTGGGCCTCAACATGGACGTCTTCGCCGCGATCGGCGAGGAGCTGGGCGTCAAGATCGAGTGGATCACCCTTGATTGGGCCGGCGTCCTGCCGGGTCTCGAAGCCGGCCAGTTCGACATGGTCGCGGGCCCCGCGACCATCACCAAGGCCCGCATGGAGCGCTACCGCTTCACGCCGCCGATCGCCGAGGCCACCGTCGCCCTGCTGAAGTCGACCAAGGACGAGTCGATCACCAAGCCCGAGGACATCGCCGGCAAGGTCATCGGTTCCGGCCACGCCACCGCGCAGCTCGCCCAGCTCGAGGAGTTCGGCGCGACGCTCGATCCGAAGCCGGAAACCAAGGACTACGTCTCGTTCAACGAGGCCTATGCCGACCTCGCCGCAGGCCGCATCGCCGGTGTCGCCAACTCGCTGCCGAACATCGCCTTCGTCGCCTCGCAGCGCCCCGAGGTCTTCTCGGTGGTCGCGCCCTTCGGCACCAAGACCTACTTCGGCTTCCCGGGCCTGAAGGACGAGGACCACGCCTCGCTGATGGACGCGATCGACGCCGCCATCCTGAAGATGAAGGCCGACGGCCGTCTCGGCGAGATGCAGCAGAAGTGGTTCGGCCAGACCTTCGAGACCCCCGACGCGGTCACCGAGCCCAACATCTGAGCCAATCCCGACCGGCCCGTTCACCCGGGCCGGCCCTTTCGGCCTGACCGGCGGAGGGTCACCCGACCACCGCCGGTCATTTTTCTCCCCCGCCGAGCCCCCTCTGCGGGCGCCACACCCGAGGCCCTTCCCGGACCATGAGCTGGAAACTCTTCAACCTGCTTCTCGAGGCCTCGCTGATGACGATCTTCGTCAGCGCGGTGTCGATCCTGATCGGCCTTTTCCTGGCGATCCTGCTTTCGGCGGCGAACCTGTCGGGCATCCGCCCGCTGCAATGGTTCTCCAAGTTCTTCATCTCCTTCTTCCGCGGCACGCCGCTGCTGGTGCAGCTGCTGCTGCTCTACAACCTGCTGCCGGTGGTCGGGATCCAGATCCCGTCGCTGGTCACGGCGATCATCGGCCTGTCGATCTGCACCGCCGCCTACCAGGCGGAGAACCTGCGCGGCGGCTTCGAGGGCGTGCCCACCGGGCTTGTCGAGAGCGCCGACATGGCGGGCTTCACGCCGGTGCAGACCTTCTTCCACATCCGCGTGCCGATCGCGCTGCGGCTGACGCTGCCGGCGCTGATCAACGAGGCGATCCTGATCCTGAAAGCCTCGTCGCTGGTCTCGGTCGTGGGGCTGATCGAGCTGACGCGCATGGCGCAGAACCTCGTCGCCTCGACCTTCATGCCGCTCGAGATCTACGCCAGCGCGGGCCTGATCTACCTCGTCATCAACCTCGCGGTCGCCCTCGCCGGGCGCCAGCTGGAACGGCGCCTTCCGGGCGCGGGAGGCAAGTGATGGGCTTCGATTTCAACGTCATCCTGTCCAAGCAGGACGCGCTGCTCTCGGGCATCGCGATGACCATCTTCGTCTGGGTGGTGGGCACGCTCTTCGCCGCGGTGATCGGCTTCGTCATCGCCACCGCGCGGCGCTACGGCGGCGTCGTCGTCGACAAGGCGCTTACCGTGCCGATCGAGGTGATCCGCGGCACGCCCTTCCTCGTGCAGCTCTTCCTGCTCTACTTCGGCGGGCCCTACATCGGGCTTTCGCTCGACGCGCTGCCCGCCGGTCTGCTGGCGCTCAGCGTCTACGGCGCTGCTTACTTCGCCGAGATCTTCCGGGCCGGCTACCAGTCGGTGCCCCCCGGCCATGTCGAGGCGGCGGAATGCCTCGGCTTCACCCGCATCCAGATCATCCGCAACATCCTGCTGCCCGAGATGGCGCTGCTGGTGATCCCGCCCTCGGTCAACATGGCGATCATCCTGCTGAAGGAGACGGCGCTGCTCTCGCTCATCACGGTCCCCGAGATGACGATGACCGCCAGCGCCATCGGCTCGCAGGAATACGCCTTCGTCGAGGCAATGGTGCTGATCGCGCTCGTCTACTGGGTGCTGGTCGAACTGGCGGGCCTGCTCGGGCGGCTCGCGGAAAAGAAACTCTCAAGATACAGGCTGGCCAAGGCATGAGCGACAACGCGATCTCCGTTCAGCATCTGGTGAAACGCTTCGGCACGACCACCGTGCTCGACGACATCTCGCTGGAAATCCCCCGCGGGCAGGTGTCCTGCCTGATCGGCCCCTCGGGCTCGGGCAAGTCGACGCTGCTGCGCTGCATGGCCTTCCTCGAGGAGGCCACCGACGGCTCGATCTTCATCGAGGGCGCGCCGCTCGGCTTCGTCTACGACGGCGCCGGCAAGCGCCAGCGCCAGTCGGCGACCGAGCTGCGCAAGGTCCGCTCCCAGATCGGCATGGTGTTCCAGCAGTTCAACCTCTGGCCGCACATGACCGCGCTCGGCAACGTCTCGGCGGCGCTGCGCCGTGTGCGCAAGATGGGCAAGGCCGAGGCCGAGGAAAAGGCCATGGTGCAGCTGCGCAAGGTCGGGCTCGAGAACCGCGCCGGGCACTATCCGAGCCAGCTTTCGGGCGGCCAGCAGCAGCGCGTGGCGATCGCCCGCTCGCTCGCGCTCGAGCCGAAGATCATGCTCTTCGACGAGCCGACCTCGGCGCTCGACCCGGAACTCACCGGCGAGGTGCTGAACGTGATGCGCAGCCTTGCCGCCGAGGGCATGACCATGGTCGTGGTCACCCACGAGATCGGCTTTGCCGCCACCGTGGGCAACCAGATCAGCTTCCTCGACCACGGCAAGCTGCTGTTCACCGACGCGCCCTCGAAGGTCTTCGCCAAGCCGCGCCACCCGCGCCTCGAGCAGTTCCTCGACACCTATCTCGACCGCGGCGCCTCGACGCTGGTCTGACGGAGGCGGCATGATCAAGGAGAGCGCCCCCAGAGCATCGCTGCACGATCGCATCCGCAGCGACCTCGAGGGCAAGATCCTCTCCGGCGCGTGGCCTCCCGGCCACCGCATCCCGACCGAGCAGGAGTTGCGGACGGAATACGGCTGTTCGCGGATGACCGTGAACAAGGTGATGACCCAGCTCGCCAACGCGGGGCTGGTGCTGCGGCGGCGCAAGACGGGCTCGATCGTCATGCCGCAGCAGAGCCAGAACGCGGTGCTCGAGATCAAGGACATCAAGGACGAGGTGACCGCGCAGGGCGGGGCCTATCGCCATGAGGTGGTGACCCGCACGCTGCGCCGGGCCTCGGCGGTCGAGACGCTCGAGCTCGGCATCGAGCCCGGCACGCGGGTGCTGGAGCTCACCTGCCTGCACTACGCCGACGAGGCGCCGTTCTGCCTCGAGGAGCGGGTGATCAACCTTGCCGTCGCGCCGGATGCCGAGGCCGAGAGCTTTGCCGAGCTCGCGCCGGGCGTCTGGCTGCTGCGCCACATCCCGTGGAGCGAGGCCGAGCACATGATCGCCGCCGTCGGCGCCACGGCGCGGGTCGCGCGGCTGCTCGACCTCTCGGCGGGCACGCCCTGTCTGGTGATGGAGCGACGGACTTGGCGGCAGGGCGAGACGGTGACCGAGGTGCGGCTCACCTACCCGGGCGCCGCGAACCGGCTGAGCGCCCGCTTCGCCCCGTCCACGACCTGAGCCGAGGGCCGGTCAGCGCGGGCGCGCGCCGTCGAGGAACAGGCTGATCGCCCGGTCGCGCCGTGCCATCCGCGCCTCGGGCGACGCGCAGTAGCGCTGCGGATCCAGCAGCTTGTGGATGCCGTTTCCGAAGGCCATGTCCATCAGCATCTCGGCGGCGGCGTCGCAGTCCGCCGGATCGAGCGCCAGCTCGCCCGCCTCGGTCGCCTCGGAAAGCTCCCGCGCGATGTGGTTGCGCAGCGACAGCGCGCCGGTCTCGAGGATGCTGCAGGCGAGCTTGGGGTAGGTCGGGGCCGAGGTGATCACCGCGCGCAGCAGCTCGAGCGGCGCCTCGTTCAGGCTCGGCTCCTCGTTCAGCGTCAGCAGGTGGCGCAGCCGCTCCTCCAGCGGGGCGTCGGCATTGCCGCTGTCGCGGCTGCGGAAGAGCCGCTGGCCGATGCGCGCGAAACAGGCGCCGAGCAAAGCCTCGCGGCTGTCGAACATCGTGTAGATCGTGCGCTTGGACATCTGGACCTGCCGCGCGATCGCCGCGACCGAGGCATCCTCGAGCCCGCGCTCCGCGATCATCTGCGTCGCCGCATCCAGCACCAGCCCTTCGCGTGTCTCGTGATCCATCTGCACCGGCCGTCCGCGGCGTCGGGGCAGGCTCTGATCGTCGTCGGGCTGTGCAGAATCGGTCATTGGTGTCCTTGGGTCACAGGGGCTACTCTAAATCGTGGCGTCGATACATCTGGGCGCTTTACAAAACCATTGCGTTTCCTTATCGCGATTCAGGACCTGTGCGCAAGATGCACGATATTGTTGTTTCCGGAGCCCTCCCATGCCGATCCGACCTGTCTTCGCCACGCTGCGGCCGCTCGCGTTTTGCGCCGCCGTGATGATTGCCTCTTCCGCCTCGGCGCAGCAGCAGGGCGGGGAACGTCCGCCCCAGCCGGTCACCGTGGTGACGCTGCAATCCGCCGACGTGACGCTGACCACCAAGCTTCCGGGCCGGGTGCAGGCCTCGGGCGTGGCCGAGGTGCGCCCGCAGGTGGGCGGCATCATCGTCGAGCGGATGTTCGAGGAAGGCACCGCGGTGAACCGCGGCGACGCGCTCTACCGCATCGACCCGGCCAGCTACGAGGCCGCAAAGGCCGCGGCCGAGGCCAGCCTCGCGCAGGCGCAGGCGACGCTCGGTTCCGCGGAGCGCGAGCTGAAGCGCCAGCAGGAGCTGCGCGACCGCTCGGTCACCAGCCAGCAGACGCTCGATGACGCCATGGCCGCGCGCGACGTGGCCGAGGCCGCGGTGAAAGTGGCCGAGGCGCAGCTTCTCGCCTCCGACATCGACCTCGAGCGCACCACCATCCGCGCGCCGCTCACCGGCGTCGTGGGCCTTTCGGATGCGACGCAGGGCGCGCTGGTCACCGCCGGCCAGTCCACCGCGCTGACCACCATCCGCTCGATCGACGTGGTCAACGTCGACGTGACGCAATCGGCCGCCGAGATGCTGCGCTGGCGCCGCTCCGGCCAGGCCGCCGCCCGCAAGAGCGAGGCCGAGGTCAGCCTGCGCCTCGCCGACGGCGAGCTCTACGACAAGACCGGCCGCCTTGCCGCCGCCGAGCCGCACGTGAACGAGCAGACCGGCGTGGTCGTGCTGCGCCTCGAGTTCCCCAACCCCGACCATTTCCTGCTGCCCGGCATGTACGTGCAGGTCGAGCTGCCGCAGGGCTCGGTCTACGGTGCCGTGCTGGTGCCGCAGGAGGGCGTGAGCCGCGACCGCCGCGGCCGTCCGATCGCCATGGTGGTCAACGCCGAGAACGCGGTGGAAACCCGCCAGCTGACCATCGAGAGCGACCACGGCAACCAGTGGGTGGTCTCCGAAGGGCTCCAGGCCGGCGACCGCGTGGTCGTGGCCGGGCTGCAGAAGATCGCCGAGGGGCAGACCGTGGCCCCCGAAGAGCGCGCCGCCGAACCGGCCGACAGCGCCGCCGCGGCCAGCGAGTGACCCCGACGCAAGGATACTGACAATGGCACGTTTCTTCATCGACCGTCCGGTCTTTGCCTGGGTCATCTCGATCCTCATCATGGGGATCGGGGTGCTCTCGATCCTCAACCTTCCCATCGCGCAATATCCCGAGATCGCGCCGCCCTCGGTGCGGATCAGCGCGCAATACCCCGGCGCCTCGGCCGAAACGGTGGCCAACACGGTCACCCAAATCATCGAGCAGCAGATGACCGGGCTCGACGGCATGCGTTACATGTCGTCCTCCTCGACCTCGGCGGGCACCGCCTCGATCACCCTGACCTTCGAGTCCGGGACCGATCCGGACGTGGCGCAGGTGCAGGTGCAGAACAAGCTCTCGCAGGCGACCTCGCTGCTGCCCGAGACCGTGCAGCGCCAGGGCGTCACCGTCGAGAAGGCCTCGTCCTCCTTCATGATGGTGATCGGCCTCATCTCGGATGACGGCCGGCTCGAGCAGGCCGACCTCTCGGACTACCTGAACTCGAACCTCGTGGACGAGTTCAGCCGGATCGAGGGTGTCGGCGGGGCGCAGGTCTTCGGCGCGCAATACGCGATGCGCATCTGGCTCGACCCGTCCAAGCTCTCGGCCTTCGAGATGACCCCGTCGGACGTGGTCAGCGCCGTCTCGGCGCAGAACGCGCAAATCTCGGCCGGTGCCTTCGGCACGCTGCCCGCCCCCGAGGGCCAGCAGCTCAACGCCACGATCACCGCGCAGTCGCTGCTGAGCACCCCGGAAGACTTCCGCAACATCGTGCTGCGCTCGGAAACCGACGGCGGCCTCGTGCTGCTCAAGGACGTGGCGCGGGTCGAGGTCGGCGCAGAGAACTACTCGACCATCGCGCGCTACAACGGCAAGCCCTCCTCGGGCATGGCGCTGCAGCTCGCCTCGGGCGCCAACGCGCTCGACACCGCCGAGCGGGTGAAGAAGCGGATCGAGGAAGTCGCCGAGTTCTTCCCCGAGGGCGTCAGCTACGTCATCCCCTATGACACCACCCCGTTCATCGAGATCTCGATCCACGAGGTGCAGAAGACGCTGATCGAAGCCATCGTGCTGGTGTTCTTCGTGATGCTGCTGTTCCTGCAGAACATCCGCGCGACGATCATCCCGACGCTGGCCGTGCCCGTCGTCATCCTCGGCACCTTCGCCATCCTCTCGCTTGCGGGCTTCACCATCAACACGCTGACCATGCTCGCCATGGTGCTGGCCATCGGCCTGCTCGTCGACGACGCCATCGTGGTGGTCGAGAACGTCGAGCGGATCATGGAGGAAGAGGGGCTCTCGCCGCGCGAGGCGACGCGCAAGTCGATGGGGCAGATCACCGGCGCGCTCGTCGGCATCGCGCTGGTGCTCTCGGCGGTGTTCGTGCCCATGGCCTTCT
The window above is part of the Salipiger sp. H15 genome. Proteins encoded here:
- a CDS encoding FAD-linked oxidase C-terminal domain-containing protein, producing MTQHETAFAALDAAFPGRIERGEAVRAQHGAGDSWHPASPPEAVFFAQTTEEVAQAVTLCAAHGCPIVPFGAGSCIEGQVNATRGGLCIDLSQMVKVLRVSPEDMDCTVQAGLTRQALNEDLRATGLFLPIDIGAHATLGGMASTRASGTMTVRHGTMADLVMGLTVVLPDGQIVRTGGRARKSSSGYDLTHLFIGAEGTLGIITELTLRLSGIPEMAKAGLYSFPSIEAATQTVVEALQFGLCLNRIELMDALQVKAINAYNKTELPEQPTLLVDLAGSESQVDTDRDTFDALASEHEAVLHPVNTPEEYAKVWALRHSALYAARGLRPGCKSLSTDVCVPVSDLPRILAETGADLEAEGIIAPMHGHVGDGNFHLVMLFDEQDAEEKARVQKAHGRLVERAIALGGTATGEHGVGLGKKGYMQAEHGAALELMKLLKRAVDPANLMNPGKIFDL
- a CDS encoding transporter substrate-binding domain-containing protein yields the protein MRNKVISALAGAALLLGGAAAAQAQDALARIKEAGVMKVGTETAFAPFDYIDAGDHVGLNMDVFAAIGEELGVKIEWITLDWAGVLPGLEAGQFDMVAGPATITKARMERYRFTPPIAEATVALLKSTKDESITKPEDIAGKVIGSGHATAQLAQLEEFGATLDPKPETKDYVSFNEAYADLAAGRIAGVANSLPNIAFVASQRPEVFSVVAPFGTKTYFGFPGLKDEDHASLMDAIDAAILKMKADGRLGEMQQKWFGQTFETPDAVTEPNI
- a CDS encoding amino acid ABC transporter permease, coding for MSWKLFNLLLEASLMTIFVSAVSILIGLFLAILLSAANLSGIRPLQWFSKFFISFFRGTPLLVQLLLLYNLLPVVGIQIPSLVTAIIGLSICTAAYQAENLRGGFEGVPTGLVESADMAGFTPVQTFFHIRVPIALRLTLPALINEAILILKASSLVSVVGLIELTRMAQNLVASTFMPLEIYASAGLIYLVINLAVALAGRQLERRLPGAGGK
- a CDS encoding amino acid ABC transporter permease, with protein sequence MGFDFNVILSKQDALLSGIAMTIFVWVVGTLFAAVIGFVIATARRYGGVVVDKALTVPIEVIRGTPFLVQLFLLYFGGPYIGLSLDALPAGLLALSVYGAAYFAEIFRAGYQSVPPGHVEAAECLGFTRIQIIRNILLPEMALLVIPPSVNMAIILLKETALLSLITVPEMTMTASAIGSQEYAFVEAMVLIALVYWVLVELAGLLGRLAEKKLSRYRLAKA
- a CDS encoding amino acid ABC transporter ATP-binding protein, yielding MSDNAISVQHLVKRFGTTTVLDDISLEIPRGQVSCLIGPSGSGKSTLLRCMAFLEEATDGSIFIEGAPLGFVYDGAGKRQRQSATELRKVRSQIGMVFQQFNLWPHMTALGNVSAALRRVRKMGKAEAEEKAMVQLRKVGLENRAGHYPSQLSGGQQQRVAIARSLALEPKIMLFDEPTSALDPELTGEVLNVMRSLAAEGMTMVVVTHEIGFAATVGNQISFLDHGKLLFTDAPSKVFAKPRHPRLEQFLDTYLDRGASTLV
- the hutC gene encoding histidine utilization repressor; protein product: MIKESAPRASLHDRIRSDLEGKILSGAWPPGHRIPTEQELRTEYGCSRMTVNKVMTQLANAGLVLRRRKTGSIVMPQQSQNAVLEIKDIKDEVTAQGGAYRHEVVTRTLRRASAVETLELGIEPGTRVLELTCLHYADEAPFCLEERVINLAVAPDAEAESFAELAPGVWLLRHIPWSEAEHMIAAVGATARVARLLDLSAGTPCLVMERRTWRQGETVTEVRLTYPGAANRLSARFAPSTT
- a CDS encoding TetR/AcrR family transcriptional regulator, with the protein product MTDSAQPDDDQSLPRRRGRPVQMDHETREGLVLDAATQMIAERGLEDASVAAIARQVQMSKRTIYTMFDSREALLGACFARIGQRLFRSRDSGNADAPLEERLRHLLTLNEEPSLNEAPLELLRAVITSAPTYPKLACSILETGALSLRNHIARELSEATEAGELALDPADCDAAAEMLMDMAFGNGIHKLLDPQRYCASPEARMARRDRAISLFLDGARPR
- a CDS encoding efflux RND transporter periplasmic adaptor subunit, with translation MPIRPVFATLRPLAFCAAVMIASSASAQQQGGERPPQPVTVVTLQSADVTLTTKLPGRVQASGVAEVRPQVGGIIVERMFEEGTAVNRGDALYRIDPASYEAAKAAAEASLAQAQATLGSAERELKRQQELRDRSVTSQQTLDDAMAARDVAEAAVKVAEAQLLASDIDLERTTIRAPLTGVVGLSDATQGALVTAGQSTALTTIRSIDVVNVDVTQSAAEMLRWRRSGQAAARKSEAEVSLRLADGELYDKTGRLAAAEPHVNEQTGVVVLRLEFPNPDHFLLPGMYVQVELPQGSVYGAVLVPQEGVSRDRRGRPIAMVVNAENAVETRQLTIESDHGNQWVVSEGLQAGDRVVVAGLQKIAEGQTVAPEERAAEPADSAAAASE